One Spirochaetales bacterium DNA window includes the following coding sequences:
- a CDS encoding dihydroorotate dehydrogenase codes for MDLTVTIGKRSLKNPVGLASGTFGYGGEYESLVDLSAVGALYTKTITPAPRAGNECPRIIETPSGLLNSIGLANVGVEVYIKEKLPALKDADCAIVANISGETEDGFGSVIGSLEECERIWGYEVNVSCPNVSRGGIAFGTDPGVVEHLTSRLRRITEKPLIVKLTPNVTDICAIARAAEAGGADAVSCINTVVGMVIDTEKKRPVLGSGTGGLSGPAIRPVGVAAVYRVKRAVSIPVIGLGGIMTGDDALQYLLAGAAAVQIGTATFVDPSAAIKVLQGIESYCRREGIKSIPELNALLE; via the coding sequence ATGGACCTGACCGTGACAATAGGAAAAAGAAGTTTGAAAAATCCCGTCGGCCTTGCGTCCGGGACGTTTGGTTATGGAGGGGAATATGAAAGCCTTGTCGATCTTTCCGCTGTCGGGGCCCTTTACACAAAGACGATAACCCCGGCTCCCCGTGCGGGAAACGAATGCCCCCGGATCATTGAAACACCGTCGGGACTTCTCAATTCAATCGGCCTGGCTAATGTCGGCGTTGAAGTCTATATAAAGGAAAAACTGCCGGCGTTGAAGGATGCAGACTGTGCGATTGTGGCCAATATTTCCGGTGAAACGGAAGACGGGTTTGGGTCCGTCATCGGGTCCCTCGAAGAATGCGAGCGTATCTGGGGATACGAGGTAAACGTTTCCTGTCCGAATGTTTCGCGCGGCGGCATCGCCTTCGGGACAGACCCTGGGGTGGTCGAACACCTGACCTCCCGGCTGCGGCGGATAACGGAAAAGCCCCTTATCGTCAAACTCACGCCGAATGTCACCGATATCTGCGCGATCGCGCGCGCCGCGGAAGCGGGCGGCGCCGATGCAGTTTCCTGTATCAATACGGTCGTGGGCATGGTTATCGATACTGAGAAAAAGCGGCCGGTCCTTGGCAGCGGGACGGGGGGGCTTTCGGGGCCGGCGATACGCCCCGTCGGTGTGGCGGCAGTCTACCGGGTGAAACGCGCGGTGTCAATCCCCGTCATCGGTTTGGGCGGTATCATGACGGGAGACGATGCGCTACAGTATCTACTGGCCGGGGCCGCTGCCGTACAGATCGGGACGGCGACCTTTGTGGACCCCTCGGCGGCGATAAAGGTTCTTCAGGGAATCGAATCCTACTGCAGACGTGAAGGAATCAAGAGCATCCCGGAACTCAACGCGCTGCTTGAATGA